The following are encoded in a window of Flavobacterium cupriresistens genomic DNA:
- a CDS encoding DUF1697 domain-containing protein gives MTTHLVLLRGINVSGHNMMKMEALKTMLENIGFQNVRTYLQSGNVFVDTPEESASAVGFQIKQEIFKVFGHEVPTVVITKKDLDDCFKNSPFLKEKEVDTKKLYVAFVSIALKSENINDLKISQFKPDEASIDGNRIFIKYAVGAGKTRFDQKYIEKKLNVTATIRNWNTVTNLLNMYEE, from the coding sequence ATGACAACACATCTGGTACTTTTACGCGGCATAAATGTTTCGGGACATAATATGATGAAAATGGAAGCATTAAAGACAATGCTTGAAAATATAGGTTTTCAAAATGTTAGAACGTACCTACAGTCCGGAAATGTATTTGTAGATACGCCGGAAGAAAGTGCATCGGCAGTGGGTTTTCAGATAAAACAAGAAATCTTTAAAGTTTTCGGTCATGAAGTTCCGACGGTAGTGATTACCAAAAAAGACCTTGATGATTGTTTCAAAAACAGCCCTTTTCTCAAAGAAAAAGAAGTCGACACTAAAAAACTGTACGTTGCTTTTGTCTCAATTGCTCTGAAAAGCGAGAATATCAATGATCTTAAAATTAGTCAGTTTAAACCTGATGAAGCCAGTATTGATGGGAACAGAATTTTTATTAAATACGCGGTTGGAGCAGGAAAGACAAGATTTGATCAAAAATATATTGAGAAAAAACTAAACGTAACGGCAACGATTAGAAACTGGAATACGGTAACTAATTTATTGAACATGTACGAAGAGTAG
- a CDS encoding peroxiredoxin family protein, which produces MAKKILLGLWFSLLLSAILVLFWQNEFKYSLPTPIPKNYHTIAMGSRIDLGKCWVTNNKPVFIHFFNPDCPCSRFNIPHVSELIKKYGDRINFKIVVLNKHKNFTIEEIQKKFDAEIPVYFDEAMAKKCGVFSTPQAVIIDPVQNLYYRGNYNKTRYCTNADSNYAQMAIDSLLKQTKTPSFDALALRAYGCSLPKCTK; this is translated from the coding sequence ATGGCAAAAAAAATACTCCTTGGCTTATGGTTTTCTTTATTGCTCTCCGCAATTCTTGTTTTATTCTGGCAGAATGAGTTCAAATACAGTTTGCCAACTCCGATTCCTAAAAATTATCATACCATTGCTATGGGCTCCCGAATTGACTTAGGGAAATGCTGGGTTACCAACAACAAACCTGTATTTATTCATTTTTTTAATCCGGATTGTCCTTGTTCGCGATTTAATATACCACACGTTAGCGAACTAATCAAAAAGTACGGTGACCGTATTAATTTTAAAATTGTGGTCTTAAACAAACACAAAAACTTTACGATTGAAGAAATACAGAAAAAATTCGATGCTGAAATCCCTGTCTATTTTGATGAAGCGATGGCCAAAAAGTGTGGTGTTTTCTCCACTCCGCAAGCTGTTATAATTGATCCAGTACAGAATTTATACTACCGAGGGAATTACAATAAAACCAGATATTGTACTAATGCCGACAGTAATTATGCACAAATGGCAATTGATTCTTTGCTCAAACAAACCAAGACCCCTTCATTTGATGCTTTAGCTCTGAGAGCTTACGGATGTTCGTTACCAAAATGCACTAAATAA
- a CDS encoding efflux RND transporter permease subunit has protein sequence MSLSTTSIRRPVLTIVLNLLIILFGFIGYTFLGVREFPSIDPAQVSIRTNYTGANADIIESQITEPLEKAVNAIDGIRNITSSSNQGSSNITIEFNLDKDLEEAANDVRDKVSQAVRSLPQDIDAPPVVSKADADSDAIISMTVQSDTRSALELSDYAENVISQRLETIPGVSGVQIWGQKRYAMRLWIDPAKLAAYGCTVAEVRNALNAQNVELPSGKLTGNNTELTVKTVGNLSKPEEFNNIIIRTDGDIIVRLSDIGGAELGPENIETKLSQSGLPMIGLAIVPMPGANYLDISAEFYKKYDALKKDLPKDIKLNIALDNTIFVKKSVLEVAETLGISIILVIIIIYLFFRDWAIAFRPLIDIPVSLIATFFIMWLFGFSINVLTLLAIVLATGLVVDDGIVVTENIFKKVEEGMSPIEAAIKGSNEIFYAVISISVTLAAVFLPVIFLEGFVGRLFREFGVVIGAAVLISAFVSLTLTPMLNAYLMKGGEQKKSKFYIKTEPFFEKLNSGYADALNRFMAKKWISFPILIACFGLIYLFFTILPKETAPYDDRSSVTMRMTTPEGSSYEYTDRFMQEISRLVDDSIPEKKVSLVITAPGFGASATNTGFIRLSLKEPNERKLSQKDIADKLTKWTKKYPDAKTSVIQQPTIAVNRRGGLPIQYIIQAPNFEKLREKIPLFMEEVGKSDVFSITDVNLKFNKPEINVSIDRAKAESLGISIIDIAQTLQLSLSGQRFGYFIKNGKQYQVIGQFDQKDRSKPLDLTSMFVKNSKGELIQMDNVVNIEEQSNPPQLYHNNRYMSATVSAGLAPGKSISDGIQAMDQIKAKVLDDTFTTDLSGESRDFVESSSNTSFAFGLALLLIFLILAAQFESFIDPLIIILTVPMAVAGALFSLWLFNQTWNIFSQIGTVMLIGLVTKNGILIVEFANQLREQGKPKLEAILEASEARLRPILMTSLAIALGALPIAMSLGAASTSRIGMGVVIVGGTIFSLALTLFVIPAIYLMWSKARKHYPEFDHIDEYEKESK, from the coding sequence ATGAGTTTATCTACTACTAGTATAAGAAGACCCGTTTTAACCATTGTACTGAACCTTTTGATTATTTTGTTCGGTTTTATTGGTTATACTTTTCTGGGTGTTCGCGAATTTCCTTCCATTGATCCGGCACAGGTTTCGATCAGAACCAATTATACCGGAGCCAATGCTGATATTATTGAATCCCAAATCACAGAACCTCTTGAAAAAGCTGTAAATGCCATTGACGGAATCAGAAATATAACTTCTTCCAGTAATCAGGGAAGCAGTAACATTACCATCGAGTTTAATCTGGACAAAGATCTGGAAGAGGCTGCAAATGACGTAAGAGATAAGGTTTCTCAGGCAGTGAGAAGTTTGCCGCAGGATATCGACGCACCGCCCGTAGTTTCTAAGGCTGATGCCGATAGTGATGCTATTATTTCGATGACCGTACAGAGTGACACCAGAAGCGCGTTGGAATTAAGTGATTATGCAGAAAATGTAATTTCACAACGTTTAGAAACGATTCCGGGAGTTAGTGGTGTGCAAATCTGGGGGCAAAAACGATATGCCATGCGTTTGTGGATAGATCCAGCAAAACTGGCAGCTTACGGTTGCACAGTAGCGGAAGTTCGAAATGCTTTAAACGCACAAAATGTGGAGTTACCTTCCGGAAAATTGACCGGAAATAACACCGAACTTACAGTAAAAACGGTTGGAAATCTCTCTAAACCGGAAGAATTCAACAATATCATTATTCGTACCGACGGTGATATCATTGTCAGGTTAAGTGACATTGGTGGTGCTGAATTAGGTCCGGAAAACATAGAAACAAAATTGAGTCAATCAGGCCTTCCGATGATTGGTTTGGCTATTGTTCCGATGCCGGGGGCTAATTACCTGGATATTTCGGCTGAATTCTACAAAAAATACGATGCCTTAAAAAAGGATCTACCAAAAGACATCAAACTTAATATTGCGCTGGATAATACTATTTTCGTTAAGAAATCAGTACTTGAAGTAGCGGAGACTTTAGGGATTTCAATTATTCTGGTAATTATTATTATTTACCTGTTTTTTAGAGACTGGGCCATTGCGTTCCGTCCTTTAATTGATATTCCGGTGTCTTTAATTGCGACATTTTTTATCATGTGGCTTTTTGGATTTTCAATCAATGTACTGACTCTTTTAGCTATTGTTTTGGCGACAGGTTTGGTGGTAGATGATGGAATTGTGGTAACGGAAAATATCTTTAAAAAGGTAGAAGAAGGCATGTCGCCTATTGAAGCGGCTATTAAAGGATCAAACGAAATTTTCTACGCTGTAATTTCGATTTCGGTGACTTTGGCGGCTGTGTTTTTACCTGTAATTTTCCTGGAAGGCTTTGTCGGCCGACTCTTTAGGGAATTTGGAGTTGTAATTGGTGCTGCTGTATTAATTTCGGCATTTGTATCATTGACTTTAACGCCAATGTTGAATGCTTACTTAATGAAAGGCGGCGAACAAAAAAAATCAAAATTCTATATTAAAACAGAACCTTTTTTCGAAAAGCTAAACAGCGGTTATGCGGATGCTCTAAACCGATTTATGGCGAAAAAATGGATCAGTTTTCCGATTCTAATTGCTTGTTTTGGATTAATTTATTTGTTTTTTACGATACTTCCAAAAGAAACGGCTCCTTATGACGACCGTAGCTCGGTAACCATGCGTATGACAACTCCTGAGGGCTCTTCGTATGAGTACACGGACCGTTTTATGCAGGAAATATCAAGATTGGTAGATGATTCTATTCCGGAGAAAAAAGTGAGTTTGGTGATAACCGCACCTGGTTTTGGAGCTTCTGCAACAAACACCGGTTTTATCAGACTATCTTTAAAAGAACCAAACGAAAGAAAATTGTCTCAAAAAGACATTGCGGACAAATTAACAAAATGGACGAAAAAATATCCGGATGCTAAAACATCAGTGATTCAACAACCTACTATTGCCGTAAACAGACGTGGTGGTTTGCCGATTCAATACATTATTCAAGCGCCCAATTTCGAAAAACTAAGAGAAAAAATCCCTTTGTTTATGGAAGAAGTGGGTAAAAGCGATGTTTTCTCTATTACCGATGTGAACTTGAAATTTAATAAACCGGAAATCAACGTTAGTATCGATCGTGCGAAAGCCGAGAGTTTAGGAATTTCTATTATCGATATTGCGCAGACTTTACAGCTTTCTTTAAGTGGTCAGCGTTTTGGTTATTTTATTAAAAACGGAAAACAATATCAGGTTATTGGTCAATTTGATCAAAAGGACCGTTCTAAGCCTCTTGATTTAACTTCCATGTTTGTTAAAAACAGCAAAGGAGAGCTTATTCAAATGGACAATGTTGTGAATATAGAGGAACAAAGTAATCCGCCTCAATTGTATCACAACAACCGTTATATGTCGGCTACTGTTTCTGCAGGTTTGGCGCCGGGCAAAAGTATCAGCGATGGTATTCAGGCTATGGATCAGATTAAAGCTAAAGTTTTAGATGATACTTTTACGACTGACTTAAGTGGAGAATCACGAGATTTTGTCGAAAGTAGCTCCAATACCTCTTTCGCGTTTGGATTGGCTTTGTTGTTGATCTTTTTAATTCTTGCCGCTCAGTTTGAAAGTTTTATCGATCCGCTTATCATCATCCTTACAGTGCCAATGGCTGTTGCAGGTGCCCTATTCTCTTTATGGTTATTCAATCAAACCTGGAATATTTTCAGTCAGATTGGAACGGTAATGCTTATTGGATTGGTAACTAAAAACGGTATTTTAATTGTTGAATTTGCGAATCAGCTAAGAGAGCAAGGAAAACCAAAACTGGAAGCTATTTTAGAAGCATCAGAAGCGCGTTTGCGTCCAATTCTAATGACGAGTTTGGCGATTGCTTTAGGAGCTTTGCCAATTGCAATGTCACTTGGAGCAGCATCAACGAGTAGAATCGGAATGGGAGTTGTTATTGTGGGTGGAACTATTTTCTCTTTGGCTCTAACTCTTTTTGTGATTCCGGCAATTTACCTGATGTGGTCTAAAGCCAGAAAACACTATCCGGAGTTTGATCATATTGACGAATACGAAAAAGAAAGTAAATAA
- a CDS encoding TolC family protein produces the protein MSTKILFSSLLVCFFCLTKVQAQEVLTIEDAMKIALENNFEIKIAKNNTKISETNVTVGNAGMLPTATASVTDNNNIQNSSQTRQDGTSTSLKNAKNNSLSYGVSLGWTVFDGMKMFAKLDQLKELQKLGDSELKRTILIKIGQVNSAYYDLVQQQQQLAALDTTIVISNQRLTLAKNRFSIGKASKLEVLNAQVDLNSDQVALLRQKESYANAKILLNQYLARDSRINFKVTDLVTVDNKLILNDLVDLAQKQNPALEAQVINKRIAELQLKQVKADRYPIVRLTSGYNFNESESSLGFTSATSSRGLNYGFNATLNIFDGFNQHRNEKVAKLQIENSQIAIEQQNMVLNTQLSTAFQTYLTNLELIGLEENNEAIAKQNLEITLDKFKIGTITTIDFRTAQLNYVNAKVRYSNAQYQAKLSEIALKELAGNMNF, from the coding sequence ATGAGTACTAAAATTTTATTCAGTAGTCTGCTAGTCTGCTTCTTCTGCCTCACAAAAGTACAAGCGCAAGAAGTTTTAACTATTGAAGATGCTATGAAAATAGCCTTGGAAAATAACTTTGAAATTAAGATTGCCAAAAACAACACGAAAATAAGTGAGACTAATGTTACGGTCGGAAACGCCGGAATGTTACCTACCGCAACAGCTTCGGTTACAGATAACAACAATATTCAGAATTCATCACAAACACGTCAGGATGGAACTTCAACATCATTAAAAAACGCTAAAAACAATAGTTTAAGCTACGGTGTAAGTCTGGGATGGACGGTTTTTGACGGAATGAAAATGTTTGCGAAATTGGATCAGTTAAAAGAACTTCAAAAACTGGGCGATTCAGAGCTTAAAAGAACCATTTTAATTAAGATTGGACAAGTAAATTCGGCTTATTATGACTTGGTGCAGCAGCAACAACAATTGGCTGCATTGGACACGACAATTGTAATTTCCAATCAAAGATTAACTTTAGCTAAAAATCGTTTTAGTATTGGTAAAGCCTCAAAATTAGAGGTTTTAAATGCTCAGGTGGATTTAAATTCGGATCAGGTGGCGTTGTTAAGACAAAAAGAATCGTATGCTAATGCCAAAATTTTATTGAACCAGTATTTAGCACGTGATTCAAGAATAAATTTTAAAGTAACTGATTTAGTGACTGTTGATAATAAGTTAATTTTAAATGACTTAGTAGATTTAGCTCAAAAACAGAATCCGGCATTAGAAGCGCAGGTTATAAACAAACGCATAGCCGAATTACAGTTGAAACAAGTCAAAGCAGATCGTTATCCAATTGTGAGGCTGACTTCGGGTTATAATTTTAACGAAAGTGAATCGAGTTTAGGATTTACCAGCGCTACTTCTTCCCGAGGTTTAAATTATGGTTTTAATGCTACACTGAATATTTTTGACGGCTTTAATCAGCATCGAAATGAAAAAGTAGCTAAACTGCAGATTGAGAATTCTCAAATTGCCATCGAGCAGCAAAATATGGTTTTGAATACACAGTTAAGTACTGCTTTTCAGACGTATTTGACCAATTTAGAATTGATTGGTCTTGAGGAAAACAACGAAGCAATCGCTAAACAAAACTTAGAGATTACGCTGGATAAATTCAAAATCGGAACGATCACTACCATTGATTTCAGAACAGCTCAGCTTAATTATGTAAACGCAAAGGTACGTTACAGCAATGCCCAATATCAGGCAAAATTATCTGAAATTGCACTAAAAGAATTGGCGGGAAATATGAATTTTTAA
- a CDS encoding PAS domain-containing protein: protein MDTRITRPNPSDREVDWNKTKVLLSKTDTKGTILYANEAFIDVSGYDEFELIGQPHNVIRHPDMPKVIFKFLWDSIKGNKNIHAIVKNMSKTGRYYWVITDFKIVSDSDGEIVGYFGTRKSVPEEVIVKFIEPLYKKLIHIEEASGLHASEEYLIGFLEERKKTYTEYVDHLVATGKDDKNKVSKGFFNGFFEKKNGTKK from the coding sequence ATGGATACCAGAATTACCCGCCCGAATCCATCAGACAGAGAAGTTGATTGGAATAAAACCAAAGTATTACTAAGCAAAACAGATACAAAAGGAACTATTTTGTATGCTAACGAAGCTTTTATTGATGTATCGGGCTACGATGAGTTTGAACTTATCGGACAGCCCCACAACGTTATCCGTCATCCGGATATGCCAAAAGTTATTTTTAAATTTTTATGGGATAGTATCAAGGGTAATAAAAATATACATGCTATAGTCAAAAACATGTCTAAAACCGGAAGATACTATTGGGTAATCACAGATTTTAAAATTGTTTCTGATTCAGACGGAGAAATTGTAGGGTACTTTGGAACCCGAAAATCGGTTCCGGAAGAAGTGATCGTTAAGTTTATAGAACCACTATACAAAAAACTAATCCATATCGAAGAGGCGAGTGGACTTCATGCGTCTGAGGAATATTTGATCGGTTTTTTGGAAGAACGTAAAAAAACGTACACCGAATATGTAGATCATCTTGTAGCCACCGGAAAAGATGATAAAAATAAAGTAAGTAAAGGTTTTTTTAACGGCTTTTTCGAAAAGAAAAACGGAACCAAAAAATAA
- a CDS encoding aspartyl/asparaginyl beta-hydroxylase domain-containing protein — protein sequence MDILIRSIKFPIVFDVDKLKSDLSKIMNKKWVAHYNTNDYSGKWTSVALMSTDGKSDTIFALPNTDDAIKETEILDSCTYFKEILDDFLFEKTAVRLLQLAVGAEIKPHSDHCLGYEDGSFRLHIPIITNPDVEFILDGKRLIMGEGECWYIDANFEHSVANRGDQDRIHLVIDGVRNEWTDALFYKEAAENQFKKPQISMSEEQKQLMIAELKRMNTSVANDLIKNLE from the coding sequence ATGGATATACTGATACGTTCTATAAAATTCCCCATTGTTTTTGATGTAGACAAACTTAAAAGTGATCTTTCTAAAATAATGAATAAAAAATGGGTGGCGCATTACAATACCAATGATTATTCCGGAAAATGGACTTCGGTTGCTTTGATGTCTACAGACGGGAAATCGGATACTATTTTTGCTTTACCCAATACTGACGATGCCATTAAAGAAACCGAAATTTTAGATTCCTGTACCTATTTTAAAGAAATTTTAGATGATTTTCTTTTTGAAAAAACCGCCGTACGCCTACTCCAATTAGCCGTTGGTGCGGAAATCAAGCCGCATTCCGATCATTGTTTGGGGTACGAAGACGGTTCTTTCCGATTGCATATTCCAATAATTACTAATCCCGATGTGGAGTTTATTTTGGACGGAAAACGTCTGATTATGGGTGAAGGAGAATGCTGGTATATCGATGCTAATTTTGAGCATTCTGTGGCAAACAGAGGCGATCAGGATCGTATACACCTAGTAATTGACGGAGTTCGAAATGAATGGACTGATGCTCTTTTTTACAAAGAAGCAGCAGAAAATCAATTTAAGAAGCCTCAAATCAGCATGAGTGAAGAACAAAAACAATTGATGATTGCGGAGTTAAAACGCATGAATACAAGTGTTGCAAACGATCTTATAAAAAATTTAGAATAG
- a CDS encoding efflux RND transporter periplasmic adaptor subunit, translating to MKVKNLVYALLIIGLGGFIAYRVVSNKSKNEESKKFGDKDSPTTVTGIVVKTATFDNNLSLSGSIEANEQIEIRSEVSGIVENIYFTEGTFVNKGQVLFKVNDIELKAQLRQAVTREKLAAENERRAKLLLQKEAISQEEFDVANADYASAQAQSQLIRAQISKTAVKAPFSGKIGLRSISPGTYITPTILVAKLVNTGKLKITFSIPEKYASQVVSGSNIDFTVSGSTKVYTAKIYAIEPEVAVATRTLQIRAIADNIDGKLLPGTFADVQLPLNIIKDAIVVPSEAIVPVQSGKKVYIANMGKAKEVMVDATTRTDASILILSGLKAGDTLLTSGVMSLKNEAPIKVKVK from the coding sequence ATGAAAGTAAAAAACCTAGTTTATGCCCTTCTGATTATCGGACTTGGAGGGTTTATTGCCTACCGAGTTGTATCTAATAAAAGTAAAAACGAAGAATCTAAAAAATTCGGCGATAAAGACAGTCCAACTACCGTAACAGGAATAGTGGTAAAAACGGCCACTTTTGATAATAATCTGTCCTTATCGGGATCTATTGAAGCTAATGAGCAAATAGAAATTCGAAGCGAAGTCTCCGGTATTGTTGAGAATATTTACTTTACTGAAGGTACTTTCGTAAACAAAGGTCAGGTGCTTTTTAAGGTAAATGATATTGAATTAAAAGCGCAATTGAGACAAGCTGTTACCAGAGAAAAATTAGCAGCGGAAAACGAAAGAAGAGCTAAATTACTACTCCAAAAAGAAGCGATAAGTCAGGAAGAATTTGATGTTGCCAATGCAGATTATGCATCAGCACAAGCTCAAAGCCAATTGATCAGAGCACAGATTTCAAAAACAGCTGTAAAAGCTCCTTTCTCAGGAAAAATTGGTTTGCGTTCTATTTCTCCGGGAACGTACATCACTCCTACTATACTCGTAGCAAAATTAGTGAACACAGGAAAATTAAAAATTACATTTTCAATTCCTGAAAAATATGCCTCACAAGTAGTGTCGGGCTCTAATATTGATTTTACAGTTTCGGGCTCAACAAAAGTTTATACAGCTAAAATATACGCCATTGAACCTGAAGTGGCTGTAGCAACACGTACTTTACAAATTCGTGCCATTGCAGATAATATCGACGGAAAACTTTTGCCGGGTACTTTTGCAGATGTGCAATTACCTCTTAATATTATCAAAGATGCGATCGTAGTTCCTTCAGAAGCTATTGTACCTGTTCAAAGTGGTAAAAAAGTGTATATCGCTAATATGGGTAAAGCTAAAGAAGTTATGGTTGATGCCACCACAAGAACAGATGCTTCGATTTTGATTTTATCCGGATTAAAGGCGGGTGATACCCTGCTGACAAGTGGTGTGATGTCATTAAAAAATGAAGCTCCAATAAAAGTTAAAGTAAAATAA
- the recG gene encoding ATP-dependent DNA helicase RecG, with the protein MSNNLLETPIEYLKGVGPNRGQLLRKELGIHKYGDLVNFFPNRYIDRTRYYKINELQNTGSEVQIIGKIINIKTVEFAKNKKRLVATFVDDTGQIDLNWFQGHKWVRESLKLNEVCVIFGKCSLYGSQFSMAHPEIEPLNEHEKSLRSAMQPVYPSTETLTNRGISNRTINKLMEQLFIETQALFTETFPSYLIEELKLISKKAALFNIHFPKSTDALAKAQFRLKFEELFFIQLQLITKNLIQKHKIKGHPFTKVGEFFNEFYQNHLPFELTNAQKRVIKEIRSDMGSNAQMNRLLQGDVGSGKTIVAFMSMLLAMDNGFQACLMAPTEILANQHFIGLSELAKTLNINIKILTGSTKTAARRILHEELENGTLHILIGTHALLEDKVKFKNLGLAVIDEQHRFGVEQRSKLWKKNEIPPHVLVMTATPIPRTLAMSLYGDLDISVIDELPPGRKPIQTVHRFDSNRLKVWKFLRDEIALGRQIYIVYPLIQESEKMDYKDLMDGYESISRDFPLPQYSISILHGKMKPADKDAEMKRFSEGKTNIMVATTVIEVGVNVPNASVMIIESAERFGLSQLHQLRGRVGRGAEQSYCILMTSHKLSADSKTRMETMVQTNDGFEIAEVDLKLRGPGDLMGTQQSGVLNLQIADIVRDRDILSLGRNYAMKILKEDSALQKPEHAILKAVFIELTKKKNIWNYIS; encoded by the coding sequence ATGTCTAATAATCTCCTTGAAACTCCTATCGAATACTTAAAAGGTGTTGGTCCCAATCGGGGTCAATTGCTGCGCAAGGAATTGGGGATTCATAAGTATGGTGATTTAGTTAACTTTTTTCCAAATCGTTATATTGATCGAACGCGATACTACAAGATAAATGAACTTCAAAATACGGGTTCTGAAGTTCAGATTATTGGAAAAATCATCAACATCAAAACGGTTGAATTTGCAAAAAACAAAAAGCGTCTGGTAGCCACCTTTGTAGATGATACGGGCCAAATTGATTTAAATTGGTTTCAGGGACACAAGTGGGTTCGCGAAAGCTTAAAGCTGAATGAAGTTTGTGTCATTTTTGGAAAATGCTCTTTGTACGGGAGTCAATTTAGTATGGCGCATCCTGAGATCGAACCTTTAAATGAACATGAAAAAAGCCTCCGTTCTGCCATGCAACCGGTTTATCCTTCAACAGAAACGCTGACAAATCGAGGCATTTCTAATCGAACGATCAATAAATTAATGGAGCAACTGTTTATTGAAACGCAGGCTTTGTTTACAGAAACATTTCCCTCTTATTTAATTGAAGAGTTGAAATTGATTTCAAAAAAAGCAGCGCTATTCAATATTCATTTCCCGAAAAGTACTGATGCTTTGGCGAAAGCGCAGTTTCGATTAAAGTTTGAAGAATTGTTCTTTATTCAACTGCAATTAATCACCAAAAACCTGATTCAAAAGCATAAAATAAAAGGGCATCCGTTTACAAAAGTGGGTGAATTTTTTAATGAATTCTATCAAAATCATTTGCCTTTTGAATTGACCAATGCACAAAAAAGAGTTATAAAAGAAATCCGTTCCGATATGGGAAGCAATGCCCAAATGAACCGATTATTGCAGGGTGATGTGGGGTCCGGGAAGACTATTGTAGCTTTTATGAGCATGTTATTGGCGATGGACAATGGTTTTCAGGCTTGTTTGATGGCGCCAACAGAAATTCTCGCCAACCAGCATTTTATCGGATTGTCGGAATTGGCTAAAACTTTAAATATCAACATTAAAATACTTACTGGTTCTACCAAAACGGCAGCCAGAAGAATTCTGCATGAAGAACTTGAAAACGGAACTTTACATATTTTAATCGGGACACACGCTTTATTGGAAGACAAAGTCAAATTTAAAAACCTAGGTTTAGCGGTAATCGATGAGCAACATCGTTTTGGTGTCGAGCAACGTTCTAAGTTATGGAAGAAGAACGAGATTCCGCCCCATGTTTTAGTAATGACCGCCACCCCTATTCCAAGAACGCTTGCGATGAGTCTTTATGGTGATTTGGATATTTCTGTAATTGATGAATTGCCTCCCGGACGAAAACCCATTCAGACCGTACATCGTTTTGACAGTAATCGTCTGAAAGTTTGGAAATTTCTTAGGGATGAAATCGCACTGGGAAGACAAATTTATATCGTTTATCCGTTGATTCAAGAGTCTGAAAAAATGGATTATAAGGACTTAATGGACGGTTACGAGAGTATTTCACGTGATTTTCCATTGCCACAGTATTCGATTTCTATTTTGCACGGAAAAATGAAGCCCGCAGATAAAGATGCTGAAATGAAACGTTTTTCAGAAGGAAAAACGAATATAATGGTCGCAACAACCGTGATTGAAGTTGGGGTAAATGTACCCAATGCAAGTGTAATGATTATTGAAAGTGCAGAACGCTTCGGATTGTCTCAATTGCATCAGCTTCGCGGTCGTGTAGGACGTGGTGCTGAACAAAGTTATTGTATTCTGATGACTAGCCATAAATTAAGTGCCGACAGTAAAACCCGAATGGAGACCATGGTGCAAACCAATGATGGCTTCGAAATTGCCGAAGTAGATCTTAAACTTCGTGGCCCCGGAGATTTAATGGGGACGCAACAAAGCGGTGTTTTAAACCTTCAAATTGCAGACATTGTCCGTGATCGTGATATATTGTCTTTAGGAAGAAACTATGCCATGAAAATTCTTAAAGAAGATTCTGCCCTTCAAAAACCGGAGCATGCTATTTTGAAAGCGGTCTTTATTGAACTAACTAAGAAGAAGAATATCTGGAATTATATTAGTTAG